The following proteins come from a genomic window of Nycticebus coucang isolate mNycCou1 chromosome 11, mNycCou1.pri, whole genome shotgun sequence:
- the LOC128598248 gene encoding cationic trypsin-3: MKTFIFLAFLGAAVAFPTNDDDDKIVGGYTCQKNSVPYQVSLNSGYHFCGGSLISDQWVVSAAHCYKSRIQVRLGEHDIEVLEGSEQFINAAKIITHPGYNSATMDNDIMLIKLSSKAKINSRVSTISLPKSCAAVGTQCLISGWGNTLSSGVNYPDLLQCLKAPVLSDTACRNAYPGKITSNMVCLGFLEGGKDSCQGDSGGPVVCDGQLQGIVSWGYGCALKGRPGVYTKVCNYVQWIQQTIAAN, translated from the exons ATGAAGACCTTCATCTTCCTTGCTTTCCTGGGAGCTGCGG TTGCTTTTCCCACCAATGATGATGACGACAAGATTGTCGGAGGATACACTTGTCAGAAGAATTCCGTCCCCTACCAGGTGTCCCTGAACTCTGGCTACCACTTCTGCGGTGGCTCCCTCATCAGTGACCAGTGGGTGGTATCTGCAGCTCACTGCTACAAGTC ACGAATCCAGGTGCGTCTGGGAGAACATGACATAGAAGTTCTTGAGGGAAGTGAGCAGTTCATTAATGCTGCCAAGATCATCACCCACCCTGGATACAATTCAGCCACCATGGATAACGACATCATGCTAATTAAGCTGAGTTCAAAAGCCAAGATCAACTCTCGAGTGTCCACAATCTCTCTACCAAAATCCTGTGCAGCTGTCGGCACTCAGTGCCTCATCTCTGGCTGGGGCAATACTCTCAGCAGTGGCG TCAACTACCCTGATCTCCTGCAGTGTCTGAAGGCTCCCGTCCTCTCTGACactgcctgccgcaatgcctacCCAGGCAAAATTACCAGCAACATggtctgccttggcttcctggagGGTGGAAAGGACTCTTGCCAG GGTGACTCTGGAGGCCCTGTGGTCTGCGATGGACAACTCCAGGGCATCGTCTCCTGGGGCTATGGCTGTGCTCTGAAAGGCAGACCTGGCGTTTACACCAAGGTCTGCAACTATGTGCAATGGATTCAGCAGACCATCGCTGCCAACTAG